The Nostoc sp. 'Lobaria pulmonaria (5183) cyanobiont' DNA window AATTACTTCGTCACCCGGATCGACTGTCGCTAGCATCACAGATGCCATTGCTTCTGTGGAACCACAGGTGACGGTGATTTGGGTTTCGGGATCGATATCTAAGCCGAGATACCAACGGACTTTGTTAGCGATCGCATGACGAAATGGGCGTAGACGCGTTGGCGGAGCCTCTCGTAGAGAAGCGGCTTGTCGCCAGACATCGCCCCAAGTAATGGCATACTGGTTGACATCTGCCTCTATTGCCTGATATGCTGCCTGTTTCAACTCCAAGGGACAGGGAAAATCAGGGAACCCCTGCGCCAGATTCACTGCACCATATTGCAGTGCCACCCTTGTCATTTCTCGAATTACCGACTCTGTAAATTGACCTGCCTTCGCTGATATTTTTTGCCGCTGCATCTGGCTCACCTTTATACCTCCGTTAATC harbors:
- a CDS encoding aminotransferase class I/II-fold pyridoxal phosphate-dependent enzyme — its product is MQRQKISAKAGQFTESVIREMTRVALQYGAVNLAQGFPDFPCPLELKQAAYQAIEADVNQYAITWGDVWRQAASLREAPPTRLRPFRHAIANKVRWYLGLDIDPETQITVTCGSTEAMASVMLATVDPGDEVIVFEPYYENYGPDAILAGAIPRYVTLHPPHWTFDEAQLRQAFNANTKAIIINTPHNPTGKVFTREELTLITELFNINLKMLSLGIDLLKTITLFSS